A DNA window from Erythrolamprus reginae isolate rEryReg1 unplaced genomic scaffold, rEryReg1.hap1 H_49, whole genome shotgun sequence contains the following coding sequences:
- the LOC139155712 gene encoding class I histocompatibility antigen, F10 alpha chain-like: MEPRWGLLWLLLAAASCLLEGKRSSVPRGIRVTYSSATEDCPGLPFFSAEGYVDDQLIIRYESHTEKMHPRVDWLNTLEKEEPKFYQRYLSILRNDQEDFQENVHMLQKLYNQSGGYHIVQMIITCEVREDGTRSGCWQYGYDGRHFLKYDMGTSTWYAADKEALRVKWEWENETDLMQRFTGFLESTCPDWLEKNDHYGSNSSLRKEPPLVKMSSRTEPEDGMETHVCEPYGFYPREIDAFWTRDGEVWEVDTHHATSVAPNADGTYHYWMSLHIDPKERGRYRCHVEHDGLQDPLDLELKVPQSRSNLWYIIGGVVAGVIVLCAIVGIGIFLKFKKGVDEQRNDPCTSSLMTNC, translated from the exons ATGGAGCCGCGTTGGGGGCTTCTCTGGCTTCTCCtggccgccgcttcctgccttctGGAGGGCAAACGCA GCTCCGTCCCCCGCGGCATCCGGGTGACCTACTCTTCTGCAACTGAGGATTGTCCGGGACTGCCATTCTTCTCCGCTGAGGGTTACGTGGACGATCAGCTCATCATTCGCTATGAAAGCCACACCGAGAAGATGCATCCTCGGGTAGACTGGTTAAATACACTGGAGAAGGAAGAACCCAAATTCTACCAGAGGTACCTCTCGATTTTGCGAAATGACCAGGAGGACTTTCAGGAGAACGTGCACATGCTCCAGAAACTCTATAACCAAAGTGGAG GGTATCACATCGTCCAGATGATCATCACTTGTGAAGTACGGGAAGACGGGACCAGGAGCGGATGCTGGCAGTACGGCTACGACGGGAGGCATTTCCTCAAGTACGACATGGGGACTTCCACCTGGTACGCAGCCGACAAGGAAGCCCTGAGAGTCAAGTGGGAATGGGAGAATGAAACCGACCTCATGCAACGCTTCACAGGCTTCCTGGAGAGCACTTGCCCGGATTGGCTGGAGAAGAACGATCATTATGGATCGAACTCATCCTTGAGGAAAG AGCCTCCACTGGTGAAGATGAGCAGCAGGACGGAGCCCGAGGATGGGATGGAAACTCACGTCTGCGAACCTTATGGCTTCTACCCCAGGGAGATTGATGCCTTCTGGACGAGGGACGGGGAGGTCTGGGAGGTGGACACCCACCATGCTACGTCTGTGGCCCCTAATGCGGATGGGACCTACCACTACTGGATGAGCCTCCATATCGACCCCAAAGAGAGGGGCCGCTATCGGTGCCACGTGGAACACGACGGCCTGCAGGATCCTCTGGACTTGGAGCTGAAGG TTCCACAATCCAGGTCCAACCTGTGGTATATCATCGGTGGTGTTGTGGCTGGCGTTATCGTACTGTGTGCAATTGTTGGGATCGGGATATTTCTCA AATTCAAGAAAGGAGTTGATGAGCAAAGGAATGACCCTT GTACAAGTTCACTTATGACCAATTGTTGA